From Microbacterium sp. 10M-3C3:
GCCGGCGCGACCCGGCTCGGCACGAGCGCGAGCGCCACGATCCTCGGCGAGCTGCGCGCGATCGAAGCCGGCGAGGGTCCGACGGGCGCGCAGGACGCATCGAGCTACTGACACACGGGACGCGTCAGGACGCTCCGGCCTGCCCGACGCGGTCGGCCGGGTCGGCCGACAGGACGGCCCGCACGCGCGCCACGTCATCGGCCATCTGGGCCGTCAGCCGTTCGATGCCTTCGAAGGCGACCATGCCCCGGATGCGGGCGACGAAGCGCACCTCGACCCTATGGCCGTACAGGTCGAGATCGGTCTCGTCGAGCACGTACGCCTCGACCTGGCGCACGTGCACGTCGCCGAAGGTCGGGTTCACCCCGACGCTGATCGCGGCCGCGTAGCGCGTGCCCGGCCGCAGACCGTCGGGCGAGCCCTCGTCGATGAGCCAGCCGGCGTAGACGCCGTCGGCGGGGATGAACCCCTCGGCATCCGGCGACAAGTTGGCGGTGGGGTATCCGAGCTCGCGCCCGCGCTTGAGGCCGTGCACGACCTCGCCCCACACCGACGGCGCGCGCCCGAGCAGGCGGCCCGCGCCCTCGACATCTCCGTCGGCGAGGAGCTCGCGGATCCACGTCGATGAGACGCGGCGCCCCTCGTCGACCGCGCGGACGTCGCCCACGACGTCGACCCGGAAGCCGTACTCGGATCCCATGCGGCGCAGCAGCTCGGGGTCGCCCGCGCCGCCGCGACCGAAGCGGAAGTCCTGGCCGACGAGCACCGTCTGCACGCCCAGCGCGTCGACGAGGACGTGCTGGACGAACGCCTCGGCCGACAGCCCCGCGAGCGCCTCGTCGAAGGTGAGCAGCAGCGTGGCATCCACGCCCGCGCGATCGAGCAGCGACAGCTTCTGCGTGACGCCGATGAGGTCGTCGGGGCAGCGGTCGGGACGCAGGAGCCGCAGCGGGTTGCGGTCGAAGGTCACCGCGACCACGCGCGCACCGGTCGTCGCCGCGTCCACCCGCGCGCGGTCGATGACCGCGCGGTGCCCGGCGTGCACGCCGTCGAACTTGCCGATCGCGACGACCGACGGCCCGAACCCTGCGGGGATCTCCGACGGGTCGCGGAAGACGATCACGACGCCACCG
This genomic window contains:
- a CDS encoding bifunctional riboflavin kinase/FAD synthetase, which translates into the protein MIVFRDPSEIPAGFGPSVVAIGKFDGVHAGHRAVIDRARVDAATTGARVVAVTFDRNPLRLLRPDRCPDDLIGVTQKLSLLDRAGVDATLLLTFDEALAGLSAEAFVQHVLVDALGVQTVLVGQDFRFGRGGAGDPELLRRMGSEYGFRVDVVGDVRAVDEGRRVSSTWIRELLADGDVEGAGRLLGRAPSVWGEVVHGLKRGRELGYPTANLSPDAEGFIPADGVYAGWLIDEGSPDGLRPGTRYAAAISVGVNPTFGDVHVRQVEAYVLDETDLDLYGHRVEVRFVARIRGMVAFEGIERLTAQMADDVARVRAVLSADPADRVGQAGAS